One genomic segment of Lusitaniella coriacea LEGE 07157 includes these proteins:
- a CDS encoding transposase, producing the protein MSRQPRELKPGYCYHITVRCNNREFKLLRHECREVFLYALKRAIEKFRFKLYALCIMSNHIHYLLEPADPEDLPRIMHWLNWYTAMCFNRMLNRSGHFWEKRYHSSGFEKTAYQRALNTLRYIHANPKAAGMQQGFFYDFSNYGTHDRLSDDGLTQWHPAFLALGKSLDECAEKYRKFCKKYKPKPKPEKRCHWGSKLLPKVLKASERKRRAPGQMKLPWDKWEVTNEEIREVAEKFVIANCYDPKVAAQFFDDS; encoded by the coding sequence ATGTCTCGCCAACCCAGAGAACTCAAACCAGGCTATTGCTACCACATCACTGTTCGCTGCAACAACCGAGAATTCAAACTCCTTCGCCATGAATGCCGCGAAGTTTTCCTCTACGCTCTCAAACGAGCCATCGAAAAGTTTCGCTTCAAACTTTATGCGCTCTGCATCATGAGCAATCATATCCACTATTTGCTCGAACCCGCAGATCCCGAAGACTTGCCGAGAATTATGCACTGGCTAAACTGGTACACGGCAATGTGTTTTAACCGAATGCTCAATCGCTCAGGGCATTTTTGGGAGAAGCGATACCACAGCAGTGGTTTTGAGAAGACTGCCTATCAACGAGCGTTAAATACCTTGCGCTACATCCACGCCAACCCCAAAGCAGCAGGAATGCAGCAAGGCTTTTTCTATGACTTTAGCAATTACGGCACCCACGACCGACTGAGTGACGATGGCTTGACGCAATGGCATCCGGCGTTTCTCGCCTTGGGGAAATCTTTGGATGAGTGTGCGGAGAAATATCGCAAGTTTTGCAAGAAATACAAGCCGAAACCCAAACCCGAAAAACGCTGTCATTGGGGAAGTAAGCTGTTGCCCAAAGTTTTGAAGGCTTCGGAAAGGAAAAGGCGCGCACCCGGACAAATGAAGCTTCCTTGGGACAAGTGGGAGGTAACGAACGAAGAAATACGGGAAGTAGCAGAGAAATTTGTGATTGCGAATTGCTATGACCCAAAAGTTGCCGCTCAATTTTTTGATGATTCGTGA
- a CDS encoding type II toxin-antitoxin system Phd/YefM family antitoxin, with the protein MIAIKITEVADKLPELIAQIAGKSEPIVLMSEGKAQAVLLGVEIFEKLLGIHEYANRPLVPLDILQQQFKQALVEEGYDTHQKIVELVKDVKREIADERKDQSIVDNTL; encoded by the coding sequence ATGATTGCTATAAAAATAACAGAAGTAGCCGATAAACTGCCCGAACTCATCGCACAGATTGCAGGTAAAAGCGAGCCAATTGTCCTCATGTCTGAAGGCAAAGCTCAAGCTGTGTTGTTGGGAGTAGAAATCTTTGAAAAATTGCTTGGAATTCATGAATATGCTAATCGTCCATTGGTGCCGTTGGATATCTTGCAGCAACAATTTAAGCAGGCTTTAGTTGAAGAGGGATATGATACGCACCAGAAGATCGTAGAGTTAGTTAAGGACGTTAAACGAGAAATAGCAGATGAGCGAAAAGATCAATCGATCGTAGATAATACTTTGTGA
- a CDS encoding PIN domain-containing protein, translated as MAIRPSCVFLDTNVYIIGTIDLGSYERQILKWLGFEEAKNNEVEVVVSEELFEQILRVSKRLKNKDWGGEILGRIWRNFNVCCVILDANEYAQVESQGIIPREDVGIYLTAKGGQAQCFVSSNHQLIRSLIQKTGEFECLTPEEFVNKYL; from the coding sequence ATGGCAATTAGACCGAGTTGCGTGTTTCTAGATACAAATGTTTATATTATTGGAACAATTGATTTAGGAAGCTATGAGCGCCAAATTTTAAAGTGGCTGGGCTTTGAGGAAGCAAAAAATAACGAAGTTGAAGTTGTTGTCTCTGAAGAGTTATTCGAGCAAATTCTTCGAGTTAGCAAGCGTCTTAAAAATAAAGATTGGGGTGGCGAAATTTTGGGACGGATTTGGCGAAACTTCAATGTTTGTTGTGTTATTCTTGATGCTAATGAATACGCACAGGTAGAAAGTCAGGGGATTATTCCCCGTGAAGATGTGGGGATATATTTAACAGCAAAAGGAGGTCAAGCACAATGTTTTGTTTCTTCAAACCATCAGTTAATCCGTAGTTTGATACAAAAAACGGGAGAGTTTGAGTGCTTGACTCCAGAAGAGTTTGTTAATAAATATTTGTAA